A stretch of Mastomys coucha isolate ucsf_1 unplaced genomic scaffold, UCSF_Mcou_1 pScaffold3, whole genome shotgun sequence DNA encodes these proteins:
- the Dhx16 gene encoding LOW QUALITY PROTEIN: pre-mRNA-splicing factor ATP-dependent RNA helicase DHX16 (The sequence of the model RefSeq protein was modified relative to this genomic sequence to represent the inferred CDS: deleted 6 bases in 3 codons; substituted 5 bases at 5 genomic stop codons) — translation MATPEELERWVQEELHSVLGLSEWYIAQFLIRTAQRCASTEEFVQHLRDTDTLDLGGPARDFAPRIWSKVPRKAVVEKPARVAEREARALLEKNCSYKLLEDSEGGEEAVGRDGSNLQKKQKRRKHLRKKHQEEENEKEEEKEEEEESGKKTTGRSKSPAEEKPASEDEWERTECEHLQDLEERDAFAEWVRQRDEDRTRNVLERPDKKAYEVAQKRLKMAEEDRKAMVPELPKKSHREYLPKWEQEKLEDLEVELADKEVLFGDMELSHHEXRELKXQPWLRDLAPEYLRAADDQENLEATNQYHMPKDQKTGEGESFLLMGEPARAEDIIEEEXGAPGEEQRCWEEAQLVAVSLKFGAXDAAAQEPKYQLVLEKLETIEFVHEAQLHGDKEPSSGPTLSVQAQQKESIQAVRRSLPVFPFREELLLTAIANHQVLIIESEIGSGKTTQIPQYLFEEGYTKKGMKIAFTQRRRVAAMSVAARVAGEMGVKLGDEVGYSIRFEDCTSERTVLCYMTDGMLLWEFLSEPDLASYSVVMVDEAHERTLHTDILFGLIKDVARFRRELKVLVDSATLDTACFSAFFDDAPVFQIPXHPFPVDIFYTKAPEADYLEACVVSVLQIHVTQPPGDILVFLTGQEEIEAACGMLQDHCCRLGSKILELLVLPIYANLPSDMEVSIFHPTPPGA, via the exons ATGGCGACACCGGAGGAGCTAGAGCGGtgggtgcaggaggagctgcacTCGGTTCTGGGGCTGAGCGAGTGGTACATCGCGCAGTTCCTGATTCGCACTGCGCAGCGCTGCGCCTCCACCGAGGAGTTTGTGCAGCACCTGCGCGACACCGACACCCTGGACCTCGGCGGGCCGGCGCGGGACTTCGCGCCGAGGATCTGGAGCAAGGTCCCACGGAAGGCTGTGGTGGAAAAGCCAGCTCGGGTAGCTGAGCGAGAGGCCCGAGCCCTGTTGGAGAAGAACTGTTCTTACAAGTTGTTGGAAGACAGCGAGGGTGGCGAGGAGGCAGTGGGCAGGGACGGGAGCAACCtccagaagaagcagaagagacgGAAACACCTCCGGAAGAAACaccaggaggaggaaaatgagaaggaggaggagaaggaggaggaggaagagtcaggCAAGAAGACGACGGG GAGGAGTAAATCACCCGCGGAGGAGAAGCCAGCCTCAGAGGATGAGTGGGAGAGGACGGAGTGTGAGCATCTCCAGGACTTGGAGGAACGGGATGCCTTTGCAGAGTGGGTTCGGCAACGCGACGAGGACCGGACCCGGAATGTCCTGGAACGGCCAGATAAGAAG GCTTATGAAGTGGCTCAGAAGCGACTCAAGATGGCTGAGGAAGACCGGAAAGCCAtg GTCCCTGAGCTCCCTAAGAAGTCTCATCGGGAATACCTGCCAAAGTGGGAGCAGGAAAAGCTGGAGGACCTGGAGGTGGAACTGGCTGACAAGGAGGTCCTGTTTGGGGACATGGAGCTGAGCCATCACGAGTGAAGAGAGCTCAAGTAACAGCCATGGCTGCGGGACCTGGCTCCGGAGTACCTG AGGGCAGCGGACGAtcaggagaacctggaggccactAATCAATACCACATGCCCAAAGACCAGAAGACAGGTGAGGGGGAATCCTTTCTGCTCATGGGTGAG CCAGCACGAGCTGAGGACATCATCGAAGAGGAATAGGGTGCTCCAGGAGAGGAGCAGCGGTGCTGGGAGGAGGCCCAGCTGGTTGCtgtgtcccttaagtttgggGCCTGAGATGCTGCTGCACAGGAGCCCAAGTACCagctggtgctggagaagctggagaCCATCGAGTTTGTCCATGAGGCTCAGCTCCATGGTGACaag gagccatcgTCAGGCCCAACTCTGTCAGTCCAGGCCCAGCAGAAGGAGTCCATCCAGGCTGTGCGCCGCAGCCTGCCAGTGTTCCCCTTCCGAGAGGAGCTC CTCCTGACCGCCATTGCCAACCACCAGGTCCTCATCATCGAAAGTGAGATTGGCTCTGGGAAGACTACACAGATCCCACAGTACCTCTTTGAGGAG GGTTACACAAAGAAGGGTATGAAGATTGCTTTCACCCAGCGCCGGAGAGTGGCAGCCATGAGTGTAGCAGCCCGAGTGGCC GGGGAGATGGGTGTGAAGCTTGGGGATGAG GTGGGCTACAGCATCCGGTTTGAGGATTGCACATCGGAGCGAACTGTTCTCTGCTACATGACAGACGGAATGCTTCTCTGGGAGTTCCTCTCTGAGCCTGACCTTGCAAGTTACAG TGTGGTGATGGTGGATGAAGCTCATGAGCGGACCTTGCACACAGACATTCTCTTTGGATTGATCAAAGATGTTGCTAGATTCCGACGGGAGCTCAAGGTCCTGGTGGATTCAGCCACACTGGATACTGCCTGTTTTTCTGCCTTCTTTGATGACGCCCCTGTCTTCCAAATTCCCTGACACCCGTTTCCAGTTGACATCTTCTATACCAAG GCCCCAGAGGCTGACTATCTGGAAGCCTGTGTTGTGTCAGTGCTGCAGATCCATGTGACTCAGCCCCCTGGGGATATACTGGTGTTCCTGACAGGACAG gaggagattGAGGCTGCCTGTGGGATGCTCCAGGACCACTGCTGCAGACTGGGCTCCAAGATCCTGGAGCTCCTGGTGCTGCCCATTTATGCCAACCTGCCCTCAGACATGGAGGTTAGCATCTTCCATCCCACACCCCCTGGGGCCTGA